One window from the genome of Paracoccus zhejiangensis encodes:
- the betC gene encoding choline-sulfatase, producing the protein MTQPNILILMADQLSGVLFPDGPADFLHAPNLKRLAERSTRFANAYTGSPLCAPGRASFMSGQLPRRTRVYDNAAEFASDIPTYAHHLRRAGYQTCLSGKMHFVGPDQLHGFEERLTTDIYPADFGWTPDYRKPGERIDWWYHNLGSVTGAGVAEITNQYEYDDEVAYHACRKLYDLSRGGDARPWCLTVSFTHPHDPFVARRKYWDLYEDAPELEPPEAIPYAEQDPHAQRLMDACDWQGLEIRPEHVRRARQGYFANISYIDEKFGEILDVLERSRQEAIIIVLSDHGEMLGERGLWFKMSFFEGSARVPLMIAAPGMAPGRVDRPVSTIDVLPTICDLAGLPMDEIAPWTDGESLADGGASHGPVAMEYAAEGSITPLVALREGQWKYIACKADPEQLFDLEADPGERMNLAADPAHAETLAHFRQMAAARWDLSTYDAEVRQSQARRWIVYEALRNGAYYPWDHQPLMQASERYMRNHMDLNVLEESKRFPRGE; encoded by the coding sequence ATGACGCAGCCGAATATCCTGATCCTGATGGCGGATCAGCTGTCGGGGGTGCTGTTCCCCGACGGCCCCGCCGATTTCCTGCACGCCCCGAACCTGAAGCGGCTGGCCGAACGCTCGACCCGCTTTGCCAATGCCTATACCGGCAGCCCGCTTTGTGCGCCGGGGCGCGCCAGCTTCATGTCGGGGCAATTGCCGCGCCGCACCCGGGTCTATGACAATGCGGCCGAGTTCGCCTCGGACATCCCGACCTATGCCCATCACCTGCGCCGCGCCGGCTATCAGACCTGCCTGTCGGGCAAGATGCATTTCGTCGGCCCCGACCAGCTGCACGGTTTCGAGGAGCGGCTGACCACCGACATCTATCCCGCCGATTTCGGCTGGACCCCGGACTACCGCAAGCCGGGCGAGCGGATCGACTGGTGGTATCACAATCTGGGTTCCGTCACCGGCGCCGGCGTGGCCGAGATCACCAACCAGTATGAATATGACGACGAGGTCGCCTATCACGCCTGCCGCAAGCTCTATGACCTGTCGCGGGGCGGGGATGCGCGACCCTGGTGCCTGACGGTCAGCTTCACCCATCCGCATGACCCCTTCGTCGCCCGGCGCAAATACTGGGATCTCTACGAGGACGCGCCGGAGCTGGAACCGCCGGAAGCCATCCCCTATGCCGAACAGGACCCCCATGCGCAGCGGCTGATGGACGCCTGCGACTGGCAGGGACTGGAAATCCGGCCCGAACATGTGCGCCGCGCGCGTCAGGGCTATTTCGCCAATATCAGCTATATCGACGAGAAATTCGGCGAGATCCTCGACGTGCTGGAACGCAGCCGGCAAGAGGCGATCATCATTGTCCTGTCGGATCACGGCGAGATGCTGGGCGAGCGCGGGTTGTGGTTCAAGATGAGCTTTTTCGAAGGCTCGGCCCGGGTGCCGCTGATGATCGCGGCGCCCGGCATGGCGCCGGGGCGCGTGGATCGCCCGGTCAGCACCATCGATGTGCTGCCGACGATCTGCGATCTGGCCGGATTGCCGATGGACGAGATTGCCCCCTGGACGGATGGGGAATCGCTTGCGGATGGCGGCGCGTCGCACGGGCCGGTGGCGATGGAATATGCCGCCGAGGGCAGCATCACCCCGCTGGTCGCCCTGCGCGAAGGGCAGTGGAAATACATCGCCTGCAAGGCCGATCCCGAACAACTGTTCGATCTCGAGGCCGATCCGGGCGAGCGGATGAACCTTGCCGCCGATCCGGCCCATGCCGAGACCCTCGCCCATTTCCGGCAGATGGCGGCCGCGCGTTGGGATCTGTCGACCTATGACGCCGAGGTGCGGCAGTCGCAGGCCCGGCGCTGGATCGTCTACGAGGCGCTGCGGAACGGCGCCTATTACCCCTGGGATCACCAGCCGCTGATGCAGGCCTCGGAGCGTTACATGCGCAACCACATGGACCTGAACGTGCTGGAGGAAAGCAAGCGCTTCCCGCGCGGTGAATAG
- a CDS encoding DUF2852 domain-containing protein has protein sequence MHSASQTWPVYQLPQQRGNGPLGRARDWLDEKGKPAWIVAMILGFVAFWPVGLAILGYMIWSKRMFGHRSCGHRGHRSHYYAAPTGNVAFDAYRDETLKRLEDEHREFLDFLAKLREAKDKAEFDQFMNQRDPKTDE, from the coding sequence ATGCACAGCGCCTCTCAAACCTGGCCGGTCTATCAACTGCCCCAGCAGCGCGGAAATGGTCCGCTTGGCCGTGCCCGTGACTGGCTGGACGAAAAGGGCAAGCCCGCATGGATCGTTGCCATGATCCTCGGCTTCGTTGCCTTCTGGCCGGTCGGCCTCGCCATCCTTGGTTACATGATCTGGAGCAAACGCATGTTCGGACATCGCAGCTGCGGCCATCGCGGCCATCGCAGCCACTACTACGCCGCCCCCACGGGCAATGTCGCTTTCGACGCCTATCGCGATGAAACGCTGAAGCGGCTCGAGGACGAGCACCGCGAATTCCTCGACTTCCTCGCCAAGTTGCGCGAGGCCAAGGACAAGGCGGAGTTCGACCAGTTCATGAACCAGCGCGACCCCAAGACCGACGAGTAA
- the dalA gene encoding divisome-associated lipoprotein DalA, with product MLNIRTIAVLSVLALTACAPRLAQPQLGPDGQPIPVAYTIDQREASQIPLRVQGQINQLRANIGLTPLMLNPQLSASTVAHSQDMAAQNRAWHFGSDGSSPLDRAKRQGYFGGIIGENISESYENDIQTLNAWMQTRDTRDIIMDPTATQLGIGWYQEPSKKIWWTLVTGN from the coding sequence ATGTTGAACATCCGCACGATTGCGGTCCTGTCCGTGCTTGCGCTGACCGCCTGTGCGCCGCGACTTGCCCAACCGCAGCTTGGCCCTGACGGCCAGCCGATCCCGGTCGCCTACACGATCGACCAGCGCGAGGCGTCGCAGATCCCGCTGCGCGTTCAGGGCCAGATCAACCAGTTGCGCGCCAATATCGGCCTGACGCCGCTGATGCTGAACCCGCAGCTTTCGGCCTCGACCGTGGCGCATTCGCAGGACATGGCGGCTCAGAACCGGGCCTGGCATTTCGGTTCGGATGGCAGCTCGCCCCTCGACCGGGCCAAGCGGCAGGGCTATTTCGGCGGGATCATCGGCGAGAACATCTCGGAATCCTATGAGAACGACATCCAGACCCTGAACGCCTGGATGCAGACCCGCGACACCCGCGACATCATCATGGACCCGACCGCGACCCAGTTGGGCATCGGCTGGTACCAGGAGCCGTCGAAGAAGATCTGGTGGACGCTGGTTACCGGCAACTGA
- a CDS encoding L,D-transpeptidase: protein MSKFHQLNRRAFLTTAAAGAAGLALPAFGQQIDPYTGQPIYGATAGATPDAGAVQYDSGQDSRRNISSFHSQSWQPHFDTLTNGAILVDLTSRAVHYWSEDQSVYKLYPSSIPVSEDLTRRGRTEVIRKVEGPTWSPTPDMKKRNPEWPDFVPAGPDNPLGTHALYLSWQYYRIHGTHDTRKIGRKSSNGCIGLYNEHIKELFALSTVGTQVLII from the coding sequence ATGAGCAAGTTTCACCAGCTTAATCGCCGGGCGTTCCTGACGACCGCCGCCGCCGGTGCCGCCGGCCTGGCGCTTCCGGCCTTTGGCCAGCAGATCGATCCCTATACCGGCCAGCCGATCTACGGCGCGACCGCCGGCGCCACGCCCGATGCCGGCGCGGTGCAATATGACAGCGGTCAGGACAGCCGCCGGAACATCTCCAGCTTCCATTCGCAAAGCTGGCAGCCGCATTTCGACACCCTGACCAATGGCGCGATCCTGGTCGACCTGACCTCGCGCGCGGTGCATTACTGGTCCGAGGACCAGTCGGTCTACAAGCTTTACCCGTCCTCGATCCCGGTCAGCGAAGACCTGACCCGTCGTGGCCGGACCGAGGTGATCCGCAAGGTCGAAGGCCCGACCTGGTCGCCGACGCCGGACATGAAGAAGCGCAACCCGGAATGGCCCGATTTCGTGCCCGCCGGGCCGGACAACCCGCTCGGCACCCATGCGCTCTACCTGTCGTGGCAGTATTACCGGATCCACGGCACCCACGACACGCGCAAGATCGGCCGCAAGTCCTCGAACGGCTGCATCGGTCTTTACAACGAGCACATCAAGGAACTGTTCGCCCTCTCGACCGTCGGCACGCAGGTTCTGATCATCTGA
- a CDS encoding 4a-hydroxytetrahydrobiopterin dehydratase: MATNDLSQKTCEPCRGGIAPSSPEAVREMMTQLDAGWVLAEDGTKISRRFEFKGFAKAVEMANLAAWLGNKQGHHPDIAFGWGYCEVTFTTHEAGGLTENDFICAARLDVLVA; this comes from the coding sequence ATGGCGACCAATGACCTGAGCCAGAAGACCTGCGAGCCGTGCCGGGGCGGCATCGCCCCGTCTTCGCCCGAGGCGGTGCGGGAGATGATGACGCAACTCGACGCGGGCTGGGTGCTTGCCGAGGATGGCACGAAGATCAGCCGCCGCTTCGAGTTCAAGGGCTTTGCCAAGGCGGTCGAGATGGCCAACCTGGCGGCATGGCTGGGGAACAAGCAGGGCCATCATCCCGACATCGCCTTTGGTTGGGGCTATTGCGAAGTGACCTTCACCACGCATGAGGCCGGCGGGCTGACGGAAAATGATTTCATCTGCGCCGCCCGGCTGGACGTGCTGGTCGCCTGA
- the hemH gene encoding ferrochelatase has protein sequence MTPAAKPADHPAVTPPKTGILIANLGTPDGYDYWSMRRYLNEFLSDKRVIDLPRWKWQPILQGIILTKRPFSSGANYKLIWNEEKGESPLMTITRDQTAALRARAHAEWGDQVMVEFCMRYGNPSTGEVLERMVKAGCRRIVFLPLYPQYAGATSATANDQLFRALMEQTWQPSVRTVDAYFDRPDYIAALAASVRRVLGNRKPGRLVASYHGMPKRYLMQGDPYHCQCQKTSRLLQAALGWEDGIIDTSFQSVFGREEWLRPYTVEHVAELAKQGVSDIAVISPAFAADCIETLEEINGEIREAYEHAGGKEFTYIPCLNDDPAHIDVMMNVIRENIGGWVTPA, from the coding sequence ATGACGCCAGCTGCAAAGCCCGCCGACCATCCCGCCGTCACCCCGCCGAAGACCGGCATCCTGATCGCCAACCTGGGCACGCCCGACGGCTATGACTACTGGTCGATGCGCCGTTACCTGAACGAGTTCCTCTCGGACAAGCGGGTGATCGACCTGCCGCGCTGGAAATGGCAGCCGATCCTGCAGGGCATCATCCTGACCAAGCGGCCGTTCAGTTCGGGCGCGAATTACAAGCTGATCTGGAACGAGGAAAAGGGCGAAAGCCCGCTGATGACCATTACCCGTGACCAGACCGCGGCGCTGCGTGCCCGCGCCCATGCCGAATGGGGCGACCAGGTCATGGTCGAGTTCTGCATGCGCTATGGCAATCCCTCGACCGGGGAAGTGCTGGAGCGGATGGTCAAGGCCGGCTGCCGGCGCATCGTCTTCCTGCCGCTTTACCCGCAATATGCCGGCGCCACCTCGGCCACCGCCAATGACCAGCTGTTCCGGGCGCTGATGGAACAGACATGGCAACCCTCGGTACGCACGGTCGATGCCTATTTCGACCGGCCCGATTACATCGCGGCGCTGGCGGCTTCGGTCCGCCGGGTGCTGGGCAATCGTAAGCCGGGGCGGCTGGTCGCCAGCTATCACGGGATGCCGAAACGCTATCTGATGCAGGGCGACCCCTATCATTGCCAGTGCCAGAAGACCTCGCGCCTGTTGCAGGCCGCGCTTGGCTGGGAGGACGGGATCATCGATACCAGCTTCCAGTCGGTCTTCGGCCGCGAGGAATGGCTGCGCCCCTATACCGTCGAGCATGTGGCCGAGCTGGCCAAGCAGGGCGTCAGCGACATCGCCGTCATCTCGCCGGCCTTTGCCGCCGATTGCATCGAGACGCTGGAAGAGATCAATGGCGAGATCCGCGAGGCCTATGAACATGCCGGCGGCAAGGAGTTCACCTATATCCCCTGCCTGAACGACGATCCCGCGCATATCGACGTGATGATGAACGTCATCCGAGAGAATATCGGCGGCTGGGTGACGCCGGCCTGA
- a CDS encoding methyltransferase domain-containing protein, translated as MQALSSSDRPALTDRAALTRNRARATRAGLADFLHRIAADELQDRLAEVKRSFRDVAVVTGHPALWAEAFPGALILPDTPVLDLPPPGSLDLVIHAMSLHWADDPVGQIIQCARALRPDGLFIAVCPGNQTLSELRAALAEAEAEVSGGLSPRVLPMGEIREMGALLGRAGLALPVADLLNLPASYRDLIHLAQDLRAMGEGNALAARLRQPTRREVLARAAAIYAERFPDRDDPARIRATFDLVFLTGWSPAENQQKPLRPGSAQMLLADALNDTKDKT; from the coding sequence ATGCAAGCCCTCTCCTCTTCTGACAGACCGGCTCTGACCGACCGCGCCGCGCTGACCCGCAACCGGGCCCGCGCCACCCGCGCCGGTCTGGCGGATTTCCTGCATCGAATCGCCGCCGACGAGCTGCAGGATAGGCTGGCCGAGGTTAAAAGATCGTTTCGGGACGTTGCGGTCGTGACCGGCCATCCGGCGCTCTGGGCCGAGGCCTTTCCCGGGGCGCTGATCCTGCCCGACACGCCGGTTCTGGACCTGCCGCCGCCCGGCAGTCTCGATCTGGTCATTCATGCCATGTCGCTGCACTGGGCCGATGATCCGGTCGGCCAGATCATCCAATGCGCCCGCGCGCTGCGCCCGGACGGGCTGTTCATCGCCGTCTGCCCCGGCAACCAGACGCTTTCGGAACTGCGCGCCGCGCTGGCTGAGGCCGAGGCCGAGGTTTCGGGCGGGCTGTCGCCGCGCGTGTTGCCGATGGGCGAGATCCGCGAGATGGGGGCGCTGCTGGGCCGCGCCGGGCTGGCGCTGCCGGTGGCCGATCTGCTGAACCTGCCCGCCAGCTATCGCGACCTGATCCATCTGGCGCAGGATCTGCGGGCGATGGGCGAGGGCAATGCGCTGGCCGCTCGGCTGCGCCAGCCCACCCGGCGCGAGGTTCTGGCCCGCGCCGCCGCCATCTATGCCGAGCGTTTCCCCGACCGCGACGATCCCGCGCGTATCCGCGCGACCTTTGACCTGGTCTTCCTGACCGGCTGGTCTCCCGCCGAGAACCAGCAGAAGCCGCTGCGCCCCGGCAGCGCCCAGATGCTGCTGGCCGATGCGCTGAACGATACGAAAGACAAGACATGA